One window of Sphingomonas sp. KC8 genomic DNA carries:
- a CDS encoding nuclear transport factor 2 family protein: protein MTKLTVEDKIAVAELIARFAHYSDYADWAGLESLYLPEIVTELEGFSIKYEGIPAQIKHAQDSDAQTSGKNRHYNFNLFVEEADGAAVAHYSFVNANAGATPLTAQIVTSGRMRDTLIKTGTGWKISHRLVRFDQNFELDF from the coding sequence ATGACCAAATTGACGGTCGAAGACAAAATAGCGGTTGCCGAGCTGATCGCACGGTTCGCCCATTATTCGGATTATGCCGACTGGGCCGGGCTTGAGAGCCTGTACCTGCCCGAAATCGTCACGGAACTGGAAGGCTTTTCGATAAAATATGAAGGCATTCCCGCGCAGATCAAGCATGCGCAGGATTCCGACGCACAGACCAGCGGCAAGAACCGCCACTATAATTTCAACCTATTCGTCGAAGAAGCCGACGGCGCCGCCGTTGCGCACTATAGCTTCGTGAACGCGAATGCCGGCGCAACACCGCTCACCGCCCAGATCGTGACCAGCGGCCGCATGCGCGACACGCTCATCAAGACCGGCACGGGATGGAAAATCTCCCATCGGCTGGTTCGCTTCGATCAAAATTTCGAGCTCGATTTTTAG